From the Equus asinus isolate D_3611 breed Donkey chromosome 9, EquAss-T2T_v2, whole genome shotgun sequence genome, the window GGCAGGGAGGTTTCAGAAAGGATGTCCAGGTTCATCCTAGCACTCATCTTCATGGCTGGGAAATGAATCTCCAAGttagaaaaaaacacagaaatcacctccttttaaaaaatcatctcccGGGGCCAGAGAGGCAGAGATTGCACTAGGCCACGAGCCagctgggcagagctggggctggaggacaaTGCAGGACTGGGAGCTGGGGCTCGCTGCTTACTGCTCAGAACCTGCCTGCATGAGAGGGGCGTGAAGTCACCAGGAGGGACCTGTCTAGGCAAAGACTACTTCTGACACCTATACTGGTCCTCAACCACCGCGACCTGCAGGGAGGGGAGAACTGAGCCCACCGAGCATCTCACAGCACAGGTCAGGGAAGGAGGGTGCCACTGGTGAAAGCCAGGTCCACTTCCAGCCCTGAGTGAGCCAGGCACTatcctctcctgccctctgcctcctcaccAGGAAGGCTTCTGTGCGGTTCTTGGCCTTGCCCAGGCCCTGCTCTTGAGAGggcaaggaggggagaggggacgtGCTGCCACATGACTCCTGCCTCAGGCCCAGGCTGGCAGTGAagaagcaggagcagcagcactcGGGTTCCAGGGCCAGGCAGTGAGCAGGTGGGCACCAGCCTAGGAGAGAAGCTCCAAGAGCAGTTTCCAGATTTGCACGCTGCCAGGGTCTTCAAAGCCGGGTCCCGCAGGAGCAATGCTGGCTGCCACGAGGAAAACCTCCCTCTGGCTATCGATAGCCTGCAGGCCCAGCTCCTGCTGCAGCTCCACCATACTCATGGCCTCACTCAGGTCCTGGGGTGAAACAGAGAAGCCAGTCAGAACAGAGCCGACAGTGCTTCCCAACACCGACCCTTGCCATCCATGAAATAAACTGCTCTTCGGCCACCCTCGGGGACACTGGGGGCTAAGTTCCCAGAAGCGGCCTCTGGGCCCCTTGGTCTATACCCTCTTCCTCATCTCTGACTCTGCTTTGTACCACCCCTTTCATCCCACCATCAGCCAGTGTAGTAAGAAACAGTACTCCTCTACGTGAGGCCTGGTGACAGGCACTTagtcttatttaattctcatggtCTACACtgaacagaggaggaaactggctTAGCCAAGGAAACAGcgctaagtggcagagccaggtttcAAACTCAGGTTGGTTTGAAGACCAAGCTTATGACCCTAACAGGAATCCTAGCTCAGTTTCCTAAACTCAAGAGAAGAGACAGCTTACAGCAGGGTCACTTCCAGACACTGGCCTGACCTCCCCCAGACAACCAGACACTGGACAAGGAAAAGAGGCCACTACAGAGCATGGCTGGTGAGGGTACATTTTAATGTCAACTCTAGCCCAAGATGAAAATGTTTCCTCTTGGAACAATTCATAGAATGCTGGGACCTTACGTGTTGTCTCCAGCAGAATCAAAACTGCTATAAATTATAGTTTATAAATAGGATGATGTAATTCATTGTCCAAACCAGGGTACTTCTGAGACTCAAAGTGggtactattaataattatgcaaTAGGCATCAATGGGGGCTGTCTCAAGCAGCCCAGGACATATGGTCACCCATTTATAAATGATTGTCAAGTACTTCCTGATAGGCAGAGGGAATCTGAGGTCAAAGACATACAGCCTCTCTCCAAGCCGGTTGGAACATGTCCCATGGCTCTCAGGGACATGGGCACAGGTCACAGGAAATATGACAGGTCTCTGTACTGTGGCAGAGTTTCACCTGGTATTGAGGGTGGCACCTTAGGTCTGTGATGCCGAGGGCTGCTGGGCCCAAGACACCTCTCTGGCACCCAGGAGAGGTACAGGTATATAGGTATAGGTATAGGGTATATAGGTACAGTGCACTGGTTAAGAGCAGGAACTTTAAGGAAGATCTGAGTTCAAGTCCTGGTTTTGCCACATAGCAGCTGAAACTTTGGGCATTTAGGAATAACAGCGAGGCCTATCATGGGGTTTCTGTAGGACTGAAGCGAGGTCATGATTGTCAGGTGCTTGGCattgtgcctggcacactgtaagcaaacaaaaatgttaattattactattatttaatcTGCCCAACTTCTCATCACTTCCCAGCTTTAGCTCTCTGATCTAGAGCCAGAAGTCACAAAGACATAGCAGAGTGGAAAAGACGAGGGTTTTAGAGTCACAGATCCCAATTCCACTATTTTCAAGGTGGTCAACCTTGGGGAGACGACAAAATCTCTCCAAGTTTCAGATTCgtcgtctataaaatgggagtagtaTCCCATACCTTGGAGGGTCAATAGAAGTAGAATATAAAATGTCATTCAAAACCACACCTGGCATACAGTGGATActtaatgtttttctcatttctccagGATGACAAATGACAGGGAGGCAAAggggaagacagacagagaatGAGGAttagagaggagggaagagcacAGGTAGAAGAGGTGACCAAGCGCTCCAGGTCCTGGGCCTGGGCCAGAATCCCTCTCCAgtgctccctgcccctgcccaggtaTCTGTGGGTCCAGCTCCACTGGCCTAAGCCAGCCTCCCGCGTCCCTCACCTGCTTGTTGGCCACCACGACGACAGGCAGGTCAGGGTCCTTGTCTAGCAGCTTGTGCAGCTCCTGCCTGGCCCAGGGCAGCCGCAGCCGGTCAGCCGAGTCCACCATGAACACCAGCACGTCCACTTCATTCACAAACTCCTTCCAGTAGAAGCGCAGGTTCTGGCTGCCACCGACTGAGAAGAGGCCAGGGGCCAGCTCAGAGCCTCCCTGGGCCCTGGCTCTCTATACATagccccaaccccaccccacttTCAGCATGCCAAGGCTCCAGCAGCCAAGGGCAAGAAAAAGACCACAGGTTCCAGAGCCACTTAGACCTGGGTTTAGTTCTAGCTCTGAGGCTGGGTCTCCCTGGGCAAGTTGCTACCTTAGAGCATCAGTCTCCTCCTCACTGGATTTACCTAACAGGCTGCAACAAAGCCAAAGGTACCACATGCAACACACCTTTCAGAGGAGTGGCGTAAGGCAGGTGCACTATAAATAGTACTCTCCAGTTCTTTCTCCTGGGCTGCCTTGCCTCCTGCCAACTCCTAGCTTCGTCCCTGGTCAGTGGGGCTGTGGTCATGAGCCAGGACTCCCTACCCTGCCTGTGCAGAGCCCTTCTCCGTTCGGTCTCTCTTGTTCAGTCTGGTCAccccattttctttccttggaaaTGCCATATTCAATCCTACCACCACATGGCTGCCCATGTAGGACGCCCAAGTGGGGTGGCCTTCCTGTTCCTCTGCACAGTCCCCATTGGTCACCCTGCATCCTAGTGTTTCTGGTGATACTTTGACACTTGTAGGCTCTAAGCTCTTTGAGAGTTAGAGCTGTTTACCTCTGGATCCCCCCAAAGccctcagcacaatgcctggcacacagcaggcactcaacaagtatttactgagtgcttacgaGGTGCCAAGcgctgacctgggtgctggggatacagaggcaggcagggaccctgctctcaaggagctcccTCTGTAACTATGATGGACACAGCAATAACACATAAACACatttcagaaaggaaggaagtaaaacagaaaaaatgaaagtggctggcgggggggagggggtgtggctTTGGATTGGGTGGTCTGGAAGTTCTCCCCAAGGAGGTGGCATATGAGCTGAGTCTGGGATGATGAGAAGGGGCCAGCCAtgggaaaaggcagagaaagcatcacaggcagagggaagagcaagctCGATGTGTTTGAGAAACAGAAGGTGGCCAGGGTGGCTGAGGCactgccagagagagagaggaggaagccacGACTGGCAAGGCTCCCCAGGGCTGGACCACACAGGGCCCGTATGGCCACAGTGAGACTGTGGGGAGCCCTTTaaggagtgacatgatctcaCGTGGGTTCCTGAAAGATACCGATGACTGACACTGGGGACAGAAGTGGAAGCaagaccagtgaggaggctgcTGCAGTACTGAGAGATGATGGAGGCTTGGACCAGGCAGGCAGTGGGTGGAGCTGGCAAGAAGTGGACAGACACAATTTACTGGAGGATAAAGCTGACAGAACTACCTAATAAAACGGACTAAgaggtggggggaagggaagagtcATCAAAGATCCACAAAGGGCCCATTCTCAGCTGCACCCCAGGCCAGGCATTGTAGCAGACCACAGCCAGGTGAGTGCTGTGGGAGGGGAAAGCCCCTGCACTCGATGGGAGaggtgggtttgaatcctggctgagTGACCCTACTGAGCCTGGATTGTTACTGGTTTTGGGTAACATAAAAATACCAAACCCCTTCTCCCAGGGTTGGGGAAGGGGGGTGTTGTCTGCCAGACAGAGTGGGCCTCAAGTGTAGAACCCCCATTTGACCTTTCTGTGTCCCCGGCATGAGACAAGGTAAGCCTGTGGAAAGGACAGAATCCCAGGTGAATATCAATGTTTGCTACAATCAGAGAGGAATGATGGAGCCAGGACAGGCCAGCAGGCAAGTGCCTGAGACCAGAGGAACTAGGCCCATTCAGGCCAACAACCAGGCCCTCAGAGTCTGATCTCGCCACCTAGCACTTAACTAAAGGCACCCAGTCTTTATGGTCTGAGTCCTCTGGTTGGCAGAAAGCCCACCTGTCTCTCCTCACTGAGTCGGTGTCTGAACACAGGTGGCTAAGCACTGCTGCCCCCTCTATACCCTCTGCCATCCTCTCCCAGGACCCCAGGAAGCCTAACACTGAGGGCAGGGGGCTGCCTATACCCTATCGGACGACTCACTCAACAAGCTCTCCCAGGTGCCTGCTAGGGGGTGGGCACTAGCTGGATCAGATCTGTCTGTGCCCCTGATGCATAGTCAGGGACACAAGCTGGTATGTGGCAAATACTGCAGCAGaaggggagcccagaggaggagccCTTAACCCCGCCTTGGGGTCAGAGAAGTATTCACCGAGAGATCATGTCTGACCTAAATATTAAAGGATGAGTAACAGTTTATCAAGGGAAGAAGGGCTTTCCAGACTGAGGGAACAGTGCAAGCAAAGGGCGGGAGGTAAGAAAGCGCCCTTCAGAAACAAGCAATGGAGCATGGTGCTTAACGCTGACAGCCTAGCGCTGGAGAGTCTGTATTAGCAGACTGGCAAGCTGGGTGAGCCTGCATAAGTTCTTTAACttgctgagtctcagtttcctcatgtatataatgaggataataacCGTATCCAGTTTTATGGAGTCGTTGGGAGCATTTCATTAGCTAATGACTGTCAAGTGCTTGACATACAGGAAACTTGAGCTGTTAGTATCTCAGTGCTAGGCACGTGGGCTTCCGCGGGGTCAGACAGGTGGCAACCAAGTTGGAGCCGCCTGATGTTGAAGGGTCCTCCAGGTCAGAATACAGAGTCTAGACTGTATCCTGTGCCCCAGGGAGGGTGGGAAGATTTCATACAGGTGCGTGTCCTGCTTAGACAGGCATTTTGGAGCCACCCCCAGGCAAAGAGCCCCGGCTTGGGGCAACTGAGGTGACGGGGAGATGGTGTCTGTGGGGAAGTCTGCTCACTCTCTAGCAGGTCCACCTCGAAGTCCTTGGTGGGCAACCGCACGGAGTTGAAGCCCCAGGTGGGGATGTGGCCTTCCAGCGGTGGCTTCCCAGACAGCACGCGCAGGAACGTGCTCTTCCCGGAGCCATCCAGCCCCAGCACCAGCACCTCGCGCTGCTCCAACTCCTCCAGCGCCGGCTCCTCGTCCTCCTCGTCCTCGGGCTGTGGGACACAGGTCAGGCTGTGGCCCGCACCTCCCGCCCCACCCTTCCCGAGGGAAGACCGAAGACATCGAAGCGCCCATCCCCGCCCTCCACCGGCAAGGGGCAGGCAGGCATGGGCTGGTGCAGTGGGAGGGGCGCCGCCTCGGAGTCCTGAATCCCAAACCCCGTTCTCTGGCTTTCCCTGAGGGACCTGGGGCAAATTCCCTCCTCTTGCGGAACCTCTGCCTCCTCAGACTGACAATCCCCACGTCCCAGGCCCGCAAAAACCACGGCGACACGGACACCCGCACGCCTACCGCCGGCCCTGGAGGGGGCCGAGGCCTCTCCCGGCATCCCCCGGGCCACGCGCACTGCGCAGGCGCTGGGAGGCGGGGCTGGACCAGCGCGGGCCCCATATCTCTCCCGGGCCGCGCCCTCCGGGCTCCGGCGCCCGCGGCGGCGTCCCTCCCCCCAAACGCCCACCCGTGCCGCGGTTCCACGGCTCACGACTGCCCGGCCGCCGCGCGGGGCCTACGGGCTGCGGCGCCAAGCCCAGACCCAGGCCCTCCCGGCGCTGGCAGAGCCGTGATCACAGCCCTCGGCCGCGCGCGCGGAGGCGCAGACCCTGGCCCGACACTCACGTCCCACTCGTCCCACTCGGGGAGGCGGGCAGGCTCCGCGCCCCACCAGGCCTCGCCCCGGTCCCAGCGCCGCTCGCTTCCGCGGCCGAAGTAGGCCTTCCAGAGGATGAAGAGCACCGAGCCCAGCACGGCCGCGGCGCCGCCCAGCGCCAGCACCAAGGGGCTCAGCGGCCGAGGCGCCatcgggccgggcgcggggcgcgggtGCAAGCTGCACAGGCCGAGCCAGCCGGCCCACCGAAGATGGCCCCGCAGCGAGTGCCGCGGCCGCGCCCACCCAGCCACCCACCCAAGCGCAGACCGCACTACAAGCCCCACAATGCACCGCCGCTGTCGCGACAGGCCGCCCGCGCCCTGGCGGCGGGAGAGGGGGCGCCAGCCGAAGCGCAGAGACCGCCCTGCCCCACTGCAAGGTGCGGTGGGCAGCTGGAGGCTGTGCCTGGGCAGCACGGGAGGCCGTGGTGTTGGCATCTGCcgagcacttgctgtgtgccaagGGGTTAGCTCACGGCTCTTCTCGGTCACCCCTTAAACCAGTGCCCCGGAGAGGGGAAAAGCGAGGCCCAGATCGCACCGGAGTGCATTGGTGCAGCCTGCGTTCAAAATCAAGCGATGTGTTTCCTGGGCATCCCTCAAGACCTTGGGCAGGAAATTGAGGCAAGACAGCCGGGATCACACGGCTATGGGGTGGCGGGTTATGGAGCGGCAGAGGCGAGACTAGAACCCAGGTCCCTGACTCTTACTATTCTTCACCCTCCGTTGGCTGCTTCCTGGACCCCAGGGGTTCTGCTCTCTTGGGGTCCTGGGCACGGTGATGAAGCAGGCAGGGCCAGGAGTCAGAGTGTTTAGACTTGACTATCTTGTCTTCCGTGCCTGCCAAGGTTTCCAAGTGTAGCACCAGCAGGAGGAGTAGGAGAAAGGGCCTGAGGTACTTCAGAGGAGGAGCCGTGAGGGGCTGTGGGGTGAATGGGTGTGTTTTATCGTCAGACCCCAAGCCATCTTGTAGACCGGGGGGGCTCACTGGGCTCTTTTCTAGTCACCCACAGTTATCCTCAGATCTCTCCGGTTCCAGAAAACTGGCCTCCTGCTCTGGtcacccctttctctcctttccatttctgCCCCACTTCTATATCTATCTGTGTATTTCCTAGTCCTTCTGCACCCACCCAGCGAAATTGCTCTCACCTGGGTCACTGACAAACCCCTTGCTGGTAAATCCATTTGTAACATCTTAGTTCTTATCCTGCTTGACCTCTGGGTACCATTTAGCACTGTTAAATGTTGGGGTCTTAGCAGATGTCTTAGCCgtctggggctgccataacaaaataccacagactgggtgaaaATCAACaggatttatttctcacagttgtggagacTAGAGAGTCCAGATCAAGGTGCCTGCTGATTCAGGTGCTTGATAacggccctcttcctggcttacagacagCCACagtcttgctgtgtcctcacgtgggaggaagggagacggAGGGGGAGAGGgcgaggagggggagagg encodes:
- the ARL10 gene encoding ADP-ribosylation factor-like protein 10 yields the protein MPTPRPPVLPRHSLQLPTAPCSGAGRSLRFGWRPLSRRQGAGGLSRQRRCIVGLVVRSALGWVAGWARPRHSLRGHLRWAGWLGLCSLHPRPAPGPMAPRPLSPLVLALGGAAAVLGSVLFILWKAYFGRGSERRWDRGEAWWGAEPARLPEWDEWDPEDEEDEEPALEELEQREVLVLGLDGSGKSTFLRVLSGKPPLEGHIPTWGFNSVRLPTKDFEVDLLEIGGSQNLRFYWKEFVNEVDVLVFMVDSADRLRLPWARQELHKLLDKDPDLPVVVVANKQDLSEAMSMVELQQELGLQAIDSQREVFLVAASIAPAGPGFEDPGSVQIWKLLLELLS